GCCAGCACCACGCAGGCACCACGCTGTCGCCATCCGGCACCGAATGACGCAAGGCGCCCCCGGAGGGCGCCGGTTGGTGTCATGTGGTACCGGCCGTACCAGGAGCACAAACGAAAAGCGCGCGGCGGCACGTGGCCGCCGCGCGCATCCGCACGGTGTGAGGCAAGGCCCCGGCTACTTGTTCTGCTGCTGCAACGACTGCATCATTTCCTTCAGCGGCTGGCCGTTGGGGGCCTTGGCATCGGGGTTGATAGCCAGCAGTTCTCGCCAGGCCTTCATGGCGTCGTCCTTCCGCTCCAGGTCGAAGTACAGCACGATGCCCTTGTTGAAGCGGGCGACCTGATGCTTGGGGTTGGCGGCAATGGCCTTTTCGAAGGTGGCCAGGGCGCGGTCGTGCTGGTGGTCTTCGCGGTACATCACGCCAAGGTCGGTCAGCACGTCGGGGTCATTGGGCTTGAGCGCCAGCGACTTCTCGTAGGCGGGGATGGCTTTCCTGGGTTGCTCGGTATCGAAGTACAGGTGTCCCAGCTTGGTCCATGCGGCCACGTCGTTGGGGTCTTTCAGCACCGCCTGCTCCATTTCCAGGATGCGGCCCATGACGTCGGGCGATATCTGGCTGGCCGCGCCGCTCGGGGTCTGCTGGCTGGGGGCGGACACGGCGCGCTTTTCCTGCGCGGGTGCGGACGAATACATGCTCGCCACCTGTACGCCCAGAAACGCGCCGACGATCAGCGCCACGGCCACGGCCATGTACATGGTGGACTTGCGGACGTATGCGTCGTCCTGCTGCTGGCGGCCCTGGGTTCGGTGTGTCTGCGACATGGATGCTCCGTTCATATGTAGGGAAGTATGTGCCGGTAGCGCGGCGCGGCAGGCGCACCGAGTGTCCCGGTCAGGTGGGCAGTGTTACCTGCGCGTGCGGCATCCGGCAAGAGGCAGAGCGGAAAGGGGGGAAAGCATGGCGCTGCTTGCGAATTATTAACACTTTAGAAAACGGTGTGTTGCGTGCAAGTTTCAAGCTTTGCGCAAAAACCGTGTTGACACCTGGCCGCCTGATGCCCTAGATACCCCCTTCGCCGCGACCGATTGCCCCGGTCACTTCGTGCAGGGGCAAGCAGACACGGCACCGCTCTTTTCAGCCGATGCAGTTGCCGCTTTCCTGTTTCGCCAGCGAGTTTCGCTGAAAGGCCACGGGGTCTTCGAGAAAAATCGAAGAAAACGAAAAAAGCGGTTGACACTTGGCGGGGCGCTGGGGCATACATGCTCCTCGCCGCGACGGGAAGCTCCGGCGGGG
This DNA window, taken from Nitratidesulfovibrio sp., encodes the following:
- a CDS encoding tetratricopeptide repeat protein, which codes for MSQTHRTQGRQQQDDAYVRKSTMYMAVAVALIVGAFLGVQVASMYSSAPAQEKRAVSAPSQQTPSGAASQISPDVMGRILEMEQAVLKDPNDVAAWTKLGHLYFDTEQPRKAIPAYEKSLALKPNDPDVLTDLGVMYREDHQHDRALATFEKAIAANPKHQVARFNKGIVLYFDLERKDDAMKAWRELLAINPDAKAPNGQPLKEMMQSLQQQNK